The sequence GCGACAAACTGGCGACCCGCCGGTGGTTCTATTTTATTCCTACTAATGGAAATCCAACGAAGATCGTTCACGCGATTGAGGCAGAAACGCTCGATCATCTACCCGGAGAAAAGTTCATTTTTCGAAGCTGGCAGGATCTTCATCGGATTCTGTCGGAAACGTTAAAAAGCAAACGTGCAATTGCGATGGAA is a genomic window of bacterium containing:
- a CDS encoding aminopeptidase P family protein, with amino-acid sequence MIVLKEIQKALAEESLDGWLLYDFRGSNVIARHIVKLGDKLATRRWFYFIPTNGNPTKIVHAIEAETLDHLPGEKFIFRSWQDLHRILSETLKSKRAIAME